In Erigeron canadensis isolate Cc75 chromosome 1, C_canadensis_v1, whole genome shotgun sequence, a single window of DNA contains:
- the LOC122582441 gene encoding uncharacterized protein LOC122582441 has product MKTLVAPSSTLLLQLRTSHHFNRFLLINQKQNAPIYSSSSCTLTRHLRFHTNPKPPCITSTNRRHISAMASSTQTPSQSASPSGDDTAAVDVFQIIKTHQEKAARLPPIEEVKTLLNYSIRGVLSTFSQKHDGYPSGSMVDFACDANGSPILAVSSLAVHSKDLLANPKCSLLVAKDPEDRTDLIITVHGDAVPVPNLDRDVIRTAYLAKHPDAFWVDFGDFQFLRIEPKVVRFVSGVATALLGSGEFTKEEFAAAKVDPIYQFSKPVTSHMNKDHSDDTKLMVQHSTSIPVDFAYMLDLDSLGFNVKAGYQGRSFKLRIPFPRRAENRKDVKTLIVEMLQAARSPVS; this is encoded by the exons ATGAAGACTTTAGTGGCACCTTCTTCAACTCTACTACTACAACTACGGACCTCCCATCATTTCAATCGTTTCTTGTTAATTAACCAAAAGCAAAATGCCCCTATTTATAGCAGCAGCAGCTGCACACTCACCCGCCATCTCAGATTCCACACCAATCCCAAACCCCCATGTATCACTTCCACCAATCGCCGCCATATCTCCGCCATGGCTTCATCCACTCAAACACCTTCCCAG aGTGCTTCTCCATCTGGTGATGATACTGCTGCCGTTGATGTAtttcaaatcatcaaaaccCATCAG GAAAAGGCTGCTAGACTGCCTCCAATCGAAGAGGTCAAGACTCTCCTTAACTATAGCATTCGTGGCGTTCTTTCAACCTTCTCCCAG AAGCACGATGGTTACCCATCAGGATCAATGGTTGATTTTGCATGTGATGCCAATGGATCTCCCATATTAGCAGTCAGCAGTTTGGCAGTTCATTCCAAG GACCTCCTAGCTAATCCTAAATGCTCATTGCTTGTTGCAAAAGACCCAGAGGATAGAACCGATTTAATTATAACTGTACATGGTGATGCTGTTCCT GTTCCCAATCTGGATAGAGATGTTATACGTACTGCATACTTGGCTAAACATCCAGATGCATTTTGG GTTGACTTTGGCGACTTCCAATTTCTGCGCATTGAGCCTAAAGTTGTGCGATTTGTTTCTGGTGTTGCTACCGCTTTGTTGGGTTCAGGAG AGTTTACGAAAGAGGAGTTTGCAGCAGCAAAGGTGGATCCGATTTATCAGTTCTCTAAGCCTGTAACG TCTCACATGAATAAAGACCATTCAGATGATACAAAACTCATGGTTCAGCATTCAACATCAATTCCG GTGGACTTTGCATACATGCTGGATCTGGATAGCCTTGGGTTCAATGTAAAG GCTGGCTACCAGGGGAGGAGCTTTAAGCTCCGGATTCCATTCCCTAGGCGTGCAGAAAACCGAAA GGATGTCAAAACTCTCATAGTGGAAATGCTTCAAGCTGCCAGGTCTCCTGTCAGTTGA
- the LOC122609824 gene encoding uncharacterized protein LOC122609824 produces the protein MEKLEKRLAKGGESTTDLFLRWGNKKRLRCVRVRHPDDNTTDPSFAVSGRRRIRRKINSHFVSFSSDKNHNNDIHEPPFPHPPPPTRLTRNSEAATTLRSESSRKSSSERGHAAAGVVEKPKISAVDGGAGGVNESSNSKSKHVWPKLYIALTSKEKEEDFMAMKGCKPSHRPKKRPKIIQRTILLVSPGAWLTDMCQERYEVREKKSTKKRPTGLKAMGNMESDSE, from the exons atggaaaaattagaaaaaagatTAGCCAAAGGGGGAGAAAGCACAACAGATTTGTTTTTAAGATGGGGAAATAAAAAAAGGCTTAGATGTGTTAGAGTTAGACACCCTGATGATAATACTACTGACCCGTCTTTTGCAGTTTCCGGTCGCCGGAGAATTCGCCGGAAAATTAATTcccattttgtttcttttagttCCGATAAGAATCATAATAATGATATTCATGAACCTCCTTTTCCACATCCACCACCACCTACTCGTCTCACAAG GAATTCTGAGGCAGCAACCACTTTAAGATCGGAGAGCAGCCGGAAATCCTCATCGGAAAGGGGGCATGCGGCGGCGGGGGTGGTTGAGAAGCCAAAGATCTCCGCCGTAGACGGCGGCGCCGGAGGGGTAAATGAAAGCAGTAATAGTAAAAGTAAACATGTATGGCCAAAACTATACATAGCATTAACaagcaaagaaaaagaagaagatttcaTGGCAATGAAAGGTTGTAAGCCTTCTCATAGGCCCAAGAAAAGGCCCAAGATTATCCAAAGAACTATACTT TTAGTAAGTCCAGGGGCATGGTTGACCGATATGTGCCAAGAGAGATATGAGGTCAGAGAAAAAAAGAGCACCAAGAAG AGACCAACTGGATTGAAGGCAATGGGAAACATGGAGAGTGATTCAGAATGA